Proteins from one Silurus meridionalis isolate SWU-2019-XX chromosome 3, ASM1480568v1, whole genome shotgun sequence genomic window:
- the tent5c gene encoding terminal nucleotidyltransferase 5C, which translates to MANLTDDGGSPINESHSVLTWEQVSRLNEVLSEPVPVHGRGNFPTLEVRLKEIMPKVHKRLEQSGIKVKDVRLNGSTASHVLVKDIGWSYKDLDVIFRVDLPKETEFQLIKDVVLSTLLDFLPEGVNKEKITQMTLKEAYVQKLVKVYTEQDRWSLISLSNNNGRNVELKFVDSIRRQFEFSVDSFQIILDPVLSYYECTDKPMSEYFHPFVTGESMYGDFAVALDHLRNKLIATKRPEEIRGGGLLKYCNLLVRDFKPTDEDEFKALERYMCSRFFIDFPDIGEQQRKLEAYLQSHFVGEEKSKYDYLMILRRVVNESTVCLMGHERRQTLNLISLTAFRVLAEQNVIPDASNVTCYYQPAPYVRDLNFSNYYVASCNQSIPTWLPCN; encoded by the coding sequence ATGGCAAACTTAACTGATGACGGAGGCAGCCCCATTAACGAGTCGCACAGCGTCCTTACCTGGGAGCAGGTGAGTCGGCTTAATGAGGTCCTAAGTGAGCCGGTGCCGGTCCACGGCAGGGGCAACTTCCCCACCCTGGAGGTACGACTGAAGGAAATTATGCCTAAAGTGCACAAGCGGCTCGAGCAGAGTGGCATCAAAGTCAAGGACGTTCGCTTAAACGGCTCCACGGCCAGTCACGTTCTCGTGAAGGATATTGGCTGGAGCTACAAAGATCTGGATGTCATCTTCAGAGTAGATCTCCCAAAGGAGACTGAGTTTCAGCTCATCAAAGATGTTGTACTGAGCACTTTGTTGGACTTCCTGCCAGAAGGGGTTAACAAAGAGAAGATCACACAAATGACTCTGAAGGAGGCCTATGTGCAGAAACTGGTCAAAGTGTACACCGAGCAGGATCGTTGGTCCCTTATCTCACTGTCCAATAATAATGGACGCAATGTGGAGCTCAAGTTTGTGGACTCGATCCGCAGGCAGTTTGAGTTTAGCGTGGACTCTTTCCAAATAATCCTGGACCCTGTGTTGTCCTATTATGAATGCACAGATAAGCCTATGTCTGAGTATTTCCATCCATTTGTGACAGGGGAGAGCATGTATGGTGACTTTGCTGTGGCTCTAGACCACCTCAGGAACAAGTTGATTGCCACCAAAAGGCCAGAGGAGATTCGTGGAGGTGGCTTGCTGAAATATTGTAATCTCTTGGTGAGGGACTTTAAGCCGACAGACGAGGACGAGTTCAAAGCGTTGGAGCGCTACATGTGCTCTCGCTTCTTCATCGATTTTCCCGACATCGGCGAGCAGCAGAGGAAACTTGAGGCCTACCTGCAGAGTCACTTTGTGGGTGAGGAGAAAAGCAAGTATGACTACCTCATGATTCTGCGACGCGTTGTGAACGAGAGCACGGTCTGCCTCATGGGACATGAGAGGAGGCAGACTCTTAACCTCATCTCACTCACAGCGTTCCGGGTGCTTGCAGAACAGAATGTCATACCAGACGCCTCTAATGTGACCTGTTACTACCAGCCAGCGCCTTATGTTCGAGACCTGAACTTCAGTAACTACTATGTGGCCTCTTGTAATCAGTCCATTCCAACATGGCTGCCATGTAACTAA